Part of the uncultured Desulfobacter sp. genome, TTGCTCAGCCAATTGGCGAGGGTGGCGGAATCAACCGTAACGGTCTTATTATAGCCCAGTTCCGTGGCGCCGCTGACGGCATCCACTTCATCTGCGGCATAGACCTGGCCGGGTATGGCCATAATGAAAACGCCGGCACATAGACCGGCTGCGACCAGCAGTGGTTTGAGTACCAGCACAAATTTGCGTATCAGTATAGATTTGAGTAATTGATAAGAAAGCTTCCAGCGGGCAACCATATTTTTTTTAACTTTGTTTTGGACCCAAGCCTGGATGCAAGCACGATAGATATAGCCCGGGCCTGGTGGTTTTTAAAATTTGGATACATCGGGAGGAATGAGGAACAACACCCCGGACACGTCCGGGGTGTTGTTGTTTTGTTTATCAAATGGCCCTCAGGAATTTGATCACAGCCTCACGGTCCTTTTTAGACAGCTTGCGGAACGCTTCGCGGGACTCTTCACCTTCCCCGAAGTGCCAGAGAATGGCACCCTCGAAGTCACGTGCCCGCTGGTCATGCCACATGTCGGTATGGTCGGCCACGGTGTGGATCATCTGGCGGGCCCACAGGGGCATGGTCCTGAATGTTTTGCGAAATCCATGGTTCATCTCACCCATATCGTGCATCAGCAGATCGGTATAGGGCCATATTTTCTGGTTGGCATAGGCCGGGATATACGGGGATTTTGTGCCGGTGGTCCAGCTGGGCTTATGGCATTCGTTGCAGCCGATTTCATAAAATTTTTGTTTGCCGCGCTGTACCATGGGGTCATTGAGATTTCTGGCTGCGGGGACGCCTAACCCACGCATCCATATCATGAGACTGTCCCGGTCCTCGTCAGACACCTCCACGGGCTGGTGGGCGGAGAGCAGTGCGGTATCAAAGCCGAGTTCCCCTTGTTTATCGATCCACTCCTGGGTGGCGAACAGGGCGGGTTTATCCGTACGGGTCAGGTTGGCCACACTCCAGGCCCCATTGAATCCGGGTCCGTTCTGCAGGGTAGCGCGGGTGCAGTGTGTGGTGAATTTACCCAGATGTTTTTCCCCGTCATGGGGTTCGACAATCCAGCGGCCGTGCTGGCCTTTAATGGGGCCCGGCAGTGCCTGCTGGCGGTTATATTCTTCAATGATATCCTCATCCGGAATCACATCAAGCAGCCCTGCGCCGAAAATACCGATGGTGCCCTCAAGATCGGCCCTTGTTCCTTCGGGCAGGGGGAAAAGCGACCCCACCACCTCGGTGACCGGATAGATCAGTGTGCCCTCGTAAGGCTTGCCTTCATTATACGGGGTGCCATCGGGGTATTTATTGCCGTATTGGTCCGTGTAATTTTTCCAGCTGATTTTTATATCCTGGGCCGGGGGCTGGTACGGCGGGGTGGCCATGGTCTGGGCCATGAATTTGAACCCATTGATCAGTTTGCCGTCCTTGTGGATCAGCACCAGGTAACCGTTGCCCCACTGCTCGGTCTTGAACTTGCTGACCCGGCGGGCCCGTGCATAATTGGGATGGCAGTTCTGGCAGGAGGAGTTATTGTACACCGGTCCAAGGCCGCCGAAGGGCGCGTCCGGATCAGTGACAAAATCGGCTTCAAAGATCGACTCGCCGGCACCAAACTTTTCAGACAGTTCCGGATCTGCGTTAATGGCCGGAGACGGCATTTCAAGACATCGGGTGGTGGTGACAAATACCGTCCCCATCCTGCCGCCGGTATAATATTCTTCGGAAACATCGGGGGGATCTCCGCCCACAGCAATATGGGCCCACGCCCCGGAGGTCAATACGCATATAAAAATACCCGCCGAGCCGAGAAGGCCAAGCCCCCAAAGCATAGTTTTAATCTTTTTTTTATGCACTTTTTTAGAAAAACCCTCGTTGTTTATATTCATTTTCATATTGTCTTTCCCTGTTATCTGTGAGGAAGTTGGCTGCGGCACAGGTTTATTTGTCCACGTATTTAAGATCACTGCCGTAACATGCAAAGGGCTCAAGGGCCGGATCGATGGCAACCAGTGCCGTAGCAGCAGTCAGTGTTGTTGCAAGCCTGTCTAACTGTTTTATAGCAAGTTTTATGGTTTGTTTTCTATTTTTCGGTGCTGCCTTTTTTATGGCATCTATGCGCTGGGAAAGGTAAATGATGTTGGTGCGGATATGGTCGGCCAGCACCTTGTCCTTTCCCGCCACAAGATCATAAAAGCAAGGCTTGGCAGATTCACCGGTGATGCTGCAAGCATAGGCATTGTCAATGCCTTTGAGCATGCCTTGAAGATCCTGGCAGGGATCAATGCTTTCCCAATAATTTAAATCCCCTTGTTTTCGATCAATCAGATCTTCTTCAAAAATGGCCAGCATATCCTCAATAACGCTGGAGTCTTCCTGAAACTGCTCCTGAATGGGAATGGAGATGCTAAAGTAACGGCTCTTTTCAAGGCCCGGGTGGTTGACCTCCCAGGCAAAGGAGCTGCGAAAGGGTCTCTGGGCGTCGGAGAGCATTTTGCGCTGGTCGGCGGGCATATTATCCGTGCCCACCCAGCTGGCCAGAAAATCCAGTCCGCTTAATTTCATCTCTGCGGCGATGGCTGATAAATAGGCCAGTTGGGTATCGCTTAAATCATCAGGGCTGCGCGGGATTCCCCGGTTAAAGAGCAGGTACTGGGCCGCATAAAGCCCCCGGGTTGAGGCCGGCTGATCGCGCAGCGCCTGGGCTGTTGCCTGTTTTTTGCCCTGGTTTATCTCTTCTATGGCATGTTCTAACAAAATTTTATCCACAGGCCATATGGCCAGTTGTTTGTGAAAGGCAAACAACGCCGCAGGGCCATACATAAATATCTGGGACTGCATATAATCGTCCCGGATGGCTTTCCAGTCCGCCACGACGTTATCGAACGCCGCCTGGCTCCTGCTTTTATCAAGTTCTCTGGCGGATGTTTCAAAATTATATATATGGCCGCACATCTTTTGAATCGTTTCGATAACCACCTGGTCTACATAACTTGCCAATGCGTCTTGTGCCTTTTTTTTGAATAGATAGTTATCCAGTTGTGTCTTGTAATTGCCCTTGAAAAATGCAAGGCCTGAAACGGTCAGCAACACTAGACACATGCCGCCTGCAATAATGATTTTCTTCATAGTTTCTCCTGATTGTCTCTACTGTTCTCCGGGGGCATCCTTAAAAACGGCCGGGTAGGGGGTATTATGAATTCTTAATCCCTATTGCCTGAGCATTTGGGCCTCAAGGCCTTTTTTCACATCAAGCTCAAGTGTCATGGCCGCTTCGGCAATCATATCTTCCAGCTTGGACATATCCTTATAAACTCCCTTCAGGGCAGATGGCTTTTTCTTAATAACGGTATAAAGGGGCTCTTTTTTGTTTTTGAGCTTTTCAAGGTTTTTATCCAGCCGCTGGATCTGTTTTCGGATATCCTTGGCAAGGCCCGGATCTTTTTCATGGGCAATGCCGTCCCGGGTGGCCAGAAGGTTTAAAAGGCCATGGGTGCCATCGCCAATCATCACCGAAGCGACGCCTTGGGCTATGGCCTGTAACCCTTCAAGTGAGGTTTTGCTGTATGGGGCGTCAAGCAGGTCGGGCCGGGCCGGGCCATTGTTGAAATTGGTTGGGAAACCAATGCGCTCTCGAACGGTATCCTCTATGATGTTCATTGTCTGGGCCACAACCTGGCTTAATGCCTCGTTGGGATTCAGGTAGGGTTGGCCATTGCCTGCATTGAGAAATGCCTCCCGATAATCCTGGTCCCATTGGGTTTTGGCCCGGGTCAGGCGGGCTGTGATTTCAGCCGTGATATCGGTCAGATGCAGGCAGCGCTCATTGGCGACCGCTTCCTGGCTGTCCTGGCTGGCAAAAAGAAGATACTCCACAGCCGTGTATCCACGGACATCGTTGCCTTGGCGCATTCCGGCAAATTCGTTAGAAGCCACCACGGCCTCAAGTACGGTGGCATTGCATGGTTTACCGATACGATCAGCCATATGGCCGGCTGGTCCGATCAGGTATGGCAGCGTTTTATTCCATGCCACCCAGGCATTTTTCCATGACGCTCTGGCCGCAGTCAGGCTTTGATCTGAGTGCTCACTGCACAAGTGTTTTACAGCCGCTTCAAGGGCCTGGGCTGTTGTAATTGCATCATTCCAGTGACTGTCAATGCCCTGGATGGTCATGTTTTCAAGAACCTGGCTGTCACTGGTTTCGGCCAATGCCGCCGGTGCAATGGTGAGAAAGGTGCTAAATGCCATCAGACCGACAGCGGCCATGGCAATACGAAGTTTAGGTTTCATAATCCCCCTTTGGTTTCAATATTTTTTGATAGAGCTAACTTCTTTTGGGTTGTCTTTCTTCAAAGCGATTTGAATATAAAAGGAAACAACCCCGCTTTTCTGTGATCAGCGTCACAGTCAGCTAAAATATTGAATAGTGGTGTCACCCTGTGTTAACCGGTTCCTTTATCATCCCGGCGGCGGCCTTTGCCGGTTCTCCTGTCCACAAGGGTCCTGCGTTCCAGTTTAAAGTTCCTGGGAACATACCCTTTGCGCCTTGGGTTGGTATAGTCTCTTCGGTCTTTACCGCCGCGACGCTCGGGTTGGCCGCTGATCTCTTCCCAGGCGCTGCCTGTGGCCGTATCAATGATTCGGTAGCGATCCTGCGCCCACGCCTTTTCAGGGCATGGAATATAAAACCGGTATTCCCTGCCACATTGCAGGCGAACCTCCTTGATATTTCTTTTCATCAGACAGATATTCACAGTTATATCTGCATATCCGTCATGGGTTATCATTTCCTGGTACAGGTTGATAAATTTGTTTAAAAAAGCCAGATTGGGGTCTGTTCTGTTTTCGGTGTGCTCAGTCATTGTTAAATGCCGGTTTATAAACGTTAATGGTTTAAAAAAGTTTGCTGTACAATTTTTTTTGTTATTTATTAAAATTTTTTAAGGTTAACTTATTTTGAACTATTTTTTGTGATTCAAATCACAGAAACCTGACCAAGGACAGGGTAAATTTACATAGTGAATTGGGAAGATCAGCACACCAAAAGGAAGACCAAATACGTAATGCAAAATTTACACTGGATTATTTTACTGGTTATGATCGCCTTGACCAGCATTGGGGCATACAGACATCCTGAAACGTTCAGAAAGAAAATAGCATTTCCTTTACTTGCATTTCTGGGTTTGGGGATTTTATTTATTTCCGTTTATAATATTGGGGGAATGGGAGCTCATGTTCACAGTCTTGTCAAAGAGGTTGCAAAAACCCAGGCTGAAACGGCTGTGATTAAATTCTACGCCTTAAGAATAGAGCAGCGCTATGCCCTTCAAGTCAAATCCATTTTGGTGGCCGGAGGGTTGGCTGTTTATCTGACAGTTCTTATATTTCTGTTCAAAATTTTTCCAGCCAAAGGAAAATAAAATTTGTCCCGACTTTTCGACTATAAGTTGGCAGCCTCCCTATGCCGTACTGGGCAACATATTGCAAAGAATGACATTGAGCGATGAAATAAACACGCATAAAAAAAGGCCCTGGCTGTCATCTTTAACAGCCAGGGCCTTTGTTGTTTTCTTCGTTTTCTCGTCCAAATCTTTATGGGATGTTCTCAAGCACTAAGGCCGTAATTGACCAAAATACCGAAAATTGTATTTATCGATATCAAAGAAATTTTGCCCGGGCTTTGTCAAAAGTAAAGGATGTGATCCCTCTCTTGTTTCTCAAGCCTTTAGAGACCGTGACCAAGTTGATATCCGATATTCATGAGATAGTGGTAAAAACTATTGAGCCTGTAAGGCCGGGTCGTAAATATCCGAGAAATTTTAATAAAAGGGGTAGCCGTTTCCACTATGGATACCAGCCGCTCCGTTAAGTTAATGACATTGGTTGCTGCCTGACAATTTCACTTTAATGCACTCCACGGTGTTTCCGGTTGAAGATACGACGTCCAGGCTGGAAGCTGTCACACTTTTACGTCTGGCAAGAATTTTAAATTTTCTCAAATCCTGTGTGGAGCCAAATGGGGTTCTGCACGACGCCTTAAGTGCCGGTGACATTTTAGACATTGAAAACAGCTGCCATGAAAACATGGACTGATACAAAGCCAGCCCCATTTTGATCCGAATGTTTTTAACCGACGCCATTCCCAGGGGATGGATCATGAGGGTCTCATCTGCCATCATCCCCATAGTATGGATTTATGCCAAAAGTTCATTCAAGGCTTTTGTCCGCTTCCTACAGGCGTTTGAATTACGGCTTGACGGTAATCTGGGTTATGCCCACTGCGATATCCCTGACCAGATTTTCCAATGCCCGAACCTGACCCCTGATATAGGCGGTGACATCCTTACCGCGTACGGGCAGGGCCGAGGAGAATCTCTGGGAGATCAGCAATTTTTCCGTTTCGACCTCCCGCACATACCAGAGCGCATCCATAACCGCCTGACTGCCCTTTAGCTCAAACCGGAGAAGGGTTACGTCCACCTGATATTCAGGACTCAGGGCCCGTTCCCAGGGAGAAAGCACCACCCGGGCAGTGCCGAGCAGGGCAGACAGGTCCATCATAAGTTTCTCTCTGATCTGGTGCGCCAGGGGAGCGCCCCATCGCTGAAATTCATTCACGGTCATGGCATTGCCCGGCTTACGGGTCACGATCTCGGACCGATCCAGGTATGTGGGCAGGTTCACAAAGCCGATCCCCACGGATAGGTCCGGTCCGGCCTGATCCAGTGGGGTCAAAGGGGCGGCTCCCTCTAACAGATAAAACGAGGACTGGGGCGATAAGCCACACCCCAAAACCATCATCAGCCCTGAAATTAACAGGATATGCCATCCAAAGCGTTTCATTATTTTTTTTCCTTTCCCCGCAACAGGGATTCGGGGTGCTGCTCAAGTTCATCTGCAAGCGCTTGGACCGCTTTAGCCGCCTGGCTCAGTTCGTCAAGGGTCCGGCGTAGTTCCACCACTACAGCAGCATCCCGGGACAAGACCCCACCTGCATCTTTCAGGGTCTGCCTGGCTTGGTCCACGGTGGGGGGAAGTGTGGAGGAAAGTTTGTCTGCCAGAATCTGAACCTTTTCAATAATCTGACCAAATCCTTTAACCGCCTCTGCCACCTCTCCAGATTCAGCCAGGGCTTTTACTGCATTTCCGGCGGTTTTAAAGCTTTGAACCGCATCTTTAAGTCCTGTACCAATATCTTCAAAGGGAAGTTTCTGAATTTTTCCTAGAATTGTAACCAATTTGTTGGTTAGGGCCTCCAAGGGTGTTGGAATGGTGGGGATCTCTATGATATCCCCATGGTCAATGACCTTGGCCGGAGCCTGGGACTTAAAAAAATCCAAGGCCACAAACAGCTTGCCCGTAAGCAGGTTGCCGGTGCTCAACTGCCCCCGCATGCCCTTGGACATTAGCTGATCCATGGTGATCTTCTCTTTCCCGCTGCTGGAATTATAGGATACACAATTAAGACGCTCCTCTTCAATTTCAATGCGTACCGGGACAAGAATCTTATCTGCCATGCTGTCATATTCCAAACCGATCTGCACCACCCTGCCCAGTTCAAACCCCCTAAATTCAACCGGCGCGCCAATATCAAGCCCCCGGACAGACTGGGAAAATTTGAGAAGATAAGACTTTTTCCGAGTAAAAGATTTTGCCATTTCAGTTTCCTGGGAATCATACAATGTAAAAAATTGATCTTCTTCAACCGGATTTTGATCCGGAGCTCCCTGGGGGGTGAACAACACAATGCCTCCCATAAGGATGCTGACAAGGGACTGCGTATTGACCTGAAGACCGTCGGTACCAACATTCATATTGATGCCCGAGACCGCCCAGAATTTGGATACATTTTTCACCATCTTATCATGGGGAGCGTCAATAAAAATCCGGATATCCACACCCTGTCCGCCTTTTTCAAGGCCATACCCCGTAACCTGTCCAACCTTTACCCCCCGAAAATAGACCGGAGATCCGTAATCCAGGGATTGAAGTTCCCCGGCCTTCAGGGTAAAGAGCCTCCCCTTACTGTCCCTGGTCACGAGGGGGGGGATCTCAAGCCCCTTGAATTTCGACCGTGCGGCGCCCTCCCGGCCCGGTTCAATAGCAATATAGGCTCCGGATAAAAGGGTGTCCATCCCGCTCACCGTACTGCCGGTCAATCGGGGGCGCACCACCCAGAACCGGGTCTGTTCCGTGAGATACCCCTTAGCCTCCCTGGCCAGTGCCGCAGTAACCTTCACCCCCTTAAGATCAGGGGTGAGGATGACATCTTTTACCTTGCCGATATCCACATCCTTGTACTTTATTTTGGTTTTACCGGCTTCAAGTCCTTCTGCCGATTCAAAAAGGATCTCAATCGCCGGTCCTTTCTCCGTAATGGTCTTGTACATCAGTCCCGCCCCGACCACCAGGGCCACAATGGGTACGATCCACACCAGGGAAATCCCCTTTTTCCGGCTGATATCGGCCTGGGGAATTGGGGTCTGCGCATTCATATATTAATCCTCATAGTCCCAGATCATCCGGGAATCAAAACTCTGGGCCGCAAACATCGTGGTCACCACCACAGCGGCAAAATAGGGCGCGCCGGGACCAGCCTCAATTTCGGCCAGAGATCCGATTTTGACCAGGGCCACCAGCACAGTAATCACATAAACATCTACCATTGACTACCGGCCAACCGCCTCAGTAAATCGGTATAGCCGGGTTCTGTCGATATTTTTCCACTTAGAACGAAACTGAACCGACACCAGAAGAAAAATCAAAACGCCAAGTTTCACCAGAGGAATCAGAATACTGGCCACAAAGATAACCAGGGAAATATGCCATGAACCGGAGAGCATAAAATATATAACCCCGCTCATGATGGTATCGGCCTGCTTGGCGCCAAGCATTCCTGTAATGGTCACCGGCAGAAGATTAGCCGGCACATAGAAAATAATGGCAGCAATGACAAGGGCCCAGGTCCGTTGAATGCTGACAGGCTTACGAAAATGAAGCCGCCCACCGCATCTGGGACAGATTCCTTCAGTCTTTCCCAAGGTTAGCCGGCTGGTCATCCCACAGTTGTGGCAGACGGTCAAGGGACCCTGCTCTTTTCCGAAGTTCTTGGCAGACTGCCTTGGTACCCGCGTCCAGATATCCTCGGGATTGAGCCCTGCAAATGCCGCTACCATGACAAAAATCAACACCAAAAAAGCCCATATAGCCGGACCTGCAATGATGTCAGCCATATGGGCCAGCTTAATCATGGCCACAAGAATGGCCAGCATAAAGACCTCGGTCATGCTCCAGGGACGCAGGTGACCCAGCATCCTGAACACCCATGCAGAATGGCGGGCCCCGCCCCGGTCGGCCCAAATGGGTACCAAAAGGTAAACAAGCCCCAGAAGCTGAACCAGGGGAATAGCAATACTGGTCAAAAAGACCAATATTGCCAAAGGATACATTCCCTGTTCGAAGAGACCGAGAATACCGGTAACCAGGAGGGTTTCCCGGGCCTGGCCCTCAAGGCTCAGGGAAAGAAAGGGGTAGGTATTGGCAATGACAAAAAGGATCAAGCCGGCCAAGGTCAGGGCCAGGGTCGGCTGTACCGTGTCACGGGTATACCGTCGCAACACCGCATTACACTGGTTGCACACGGCAATGTGCCCCAAAACCGGATCAGGCAGGGTCTGGGGCTGGCCGCATTCGGGACAAAGAGTAACGGCGGCCGTTTCATCCATGGCGATATTCTCCAACCGCCCGACTCACAAACCTGCAACCGACCTGCTTTCGATTACATAAGGACTTCAAATTTGTGACGCACCACAATAGACGGATGAATTTTCGTTCGAGCGCTATGACAAGTAGACACATCATTAAGCAGCGACTATATCTGAAATAAATATCGTTTCGCAATTAAAAATTGATAAATTCGTTATTTATAGATTCACCTGAAGCGTACATAGACTTACAGCAACGCAAACCGGAATCAACGGTTCTTTTTTAACCCTGTCTCAACGTGCCTTGGTTACTGAAATTTTCGCATTGCTGTCTTCAATAAAGATTGCACCCAGCTCAGGACCGAATTTTGATCTGTTATTGCTGACCTGAGATATAGAATGGGCAGATCAAACTGAGGTGTTTGAGGTGAAGACTACTTCCAAAACAAGGTTCGTTTTTTGTTTGGAAGACCACCCCAGACTATCTGTTACTCCAGAGTATTTCCAACACTAAAGCTTACCCTCCAGATCGTGAGTGGCCTGAGCACTGGAAAAAGAAGTTAATGCCTTTATTGATAGGCCTGTTTACGACAATTTTTAAAAACATCATGGTTGCATTTTTATGTTTTAACTGATATTTATGCCACTGAATTTCAACCCATCTTTAAAAAGGATCAGAAAGGAGGTCATTATGATGAATGAATCAACTAAAATCAAAATGATGTTCCTCTGCCTGGTCGGCTAATCTCTTCAATCAGCCTGGCCTGGCTGGGATATCAATTAATTTTTCCCATTTAGAATCACACTTAAACCCTTAGTGCGTTTTTTAAGCTGCATTTCGTGTTTTTATTAACATTTTAGGTGTGGAGGTGCGTCATGACTACAAAGAATAATACCTATTACCAGGAGAAATTTTGAGGTTACGAGCAAGCGGAGAAAAGGATATCCATCAGAAACCAGAGTTAAAAGAGGTATACGGATCGTCCACGGATCAAAAGAGCTATATGAAAAGCTTGGAAGAAACGATTTGTGCCCCTGCGGCTCATTCAGAAAATTTAAAAACTGTTGTTTGAAATCTAAAAAATACGATGGATCGCTCCGTGACTATTACTTTTAGGGACTCTAACCTCTCTTAATTAGTAATCATGCCGGGTGGTTTTGTTTTTAAAATCATCCGGCTTATTGAAAAGAGTATAATTTTGAATACGATTTTTAAAAATAAAACAGATGTAAGGATTATTGCCTCAAAAAACAGTTGGATAGAAGGGAAGGCGGAACGTCAGTTGCTGAAGACATCAGGACTTGATGGGGTTGAATGCAGTGTTGGTTTTCCGGATATTCATCCAGGCCGGGGCATTCCCATTGGTGCCGCATATTTAATTCGCGGGATCATTTACCCCTATTTAATCGGGAACGATGTGGGATGCGGAATCGGTCTTTTCAGGACTGGTATCAGAAAAAATAAAATTAAAATTGATAAGTGGATCAGAACACTGGGTGATCTTAATGATCCTCATGGGGTCGACATTTCCTATTGGATGGATCAATTGGGGCTGAAGACACCTTTGACAGATACTGCTTTAGGGACCATTGGTTCAGGAAACCATTTTGCCGAATTGCAAACAATAGAAAAAGTTTTTAACGAAGAATTGTTTTTCGGCATGGGGCTGGATAAGAATCTGCTTACCCTGGTTGTTCACAGTGGTTCACGAGGTATTGGAGAGGCCCTGCTTCGCAGACATGTAGATAAATATGGTACCCGAGGGCTCCAGTCGGATAGTCAGGAGGGTAAGGAATATTTAGTCCGGCACGACCAGGCTTTAAAATGGGCAGGTTGTAACCGGGCAGCCATAGCTGAGAAGTTTGCATCCAGAATTGGAACAGACTGCTGGCCCATCATTGACACATATCACAATCAGATCTCATACGTGAATTCCGATAATGAGGGCTTCTGGCTGCATCGAAAAGGCGCCGTTGGTTCTGATTTCGGCCCTGTTTTAATACCAGGATCAAGAGGTAGTTTAAG contains:
- a CDS encoding di-heme oxidoredictase family protein, with product MKMNINNEGFSKKVHKKKIKTMLWGLGLLGSAGIFICVLTSGAWAHIAVGGDPPDVSEEYYTGGRMGTVFVTTTRCLEMPSPAINADPELSEKFGAGESIFEADFVTDPDAPFGGLGPVYNNSSCQNCHPNYARARRVSKFKTEQWGNGYLVLIHKDGKLINGFKFMAQTMATPPYQPPAQDIKISWKNYTDQYGNKYPDGTPYNEGKPYEGTLIYPVTEVVGSLFPLPEGTRADLEGTIGIFGAGLLDVIPDEDIIEEYNRQQALPGPIKGQHGRWIVEPHDGEKHLGKFTTHCTRATLQNGPGFNGAWSVANLTRTDKPALFATQEWIDKQGELGFDTALLSAHQPVEVSDEDRDSLMIWMRGLGVPAARNLNDPMVQRGKQKFYEIGCNECHKPSWTTGTKSPYIPAYANQKIWPYTDLLMHDMGEMNHGFRKTFRTMPLWARQMIHTVADHTDMWHDQRARDFEGAILWHFGEGEESREAFRKLSKKDREAVIKFLRAI
- a CDS encoding imelysin family protein, which produces MKKIIIAGGMCLVLLTVSGLAFFKGNYKTQLDNYLFKKKAQDALASYVDQVVIETIQKMCGHIYNFETSARELDKSRSQAAFDNVVADWKAIRDDYMQSQIFMYGPAALFAFHKQLAIWPVDKILLEHAIEEINQGKKQATAQALRDQPASTRGLYAAQYLLFNRGIPRSPDDLSDTQLAYLSAIAAEMKLSGLDFLASWVGTDNMPADQRKMLSDAQRPFRSSFAWEVNHPGLEKSRYFSISIPIQEQFQEDSSVIEDMLAIFEEDLIDRKQGDLNYWESIDPCQDLQGMLKGIDNAYACSITGESAKPCFYDLVAGKDKVLADHIRTNIIYLSQRIDAIKKAAPKNRKQTIKLAIKQLDRLATTLTAATALVAIDPALEPFACYGSDLKYVDK
- a CDS encoding imelysin family protein, giving the protein MKPKLRIAMAAVGLMAFSTFLTIAPAALAETSDSQVLENMTIQGIDSHWNDAITTAQALEAAVKHLCSEHSDQSLTAARASWKNAWVAWNKTLPYLIGPAGHMADRIGKPCNATVLEAVVASNEFAGMRQGNDVRGYTAVEYLLFASQDSQEAVANERCLHLTDITAEITARLTRAKTQWDQDYREAFLNAGNGQPYLNPNEALSQVVAQTMNIIEDTVRERIGFPTNFNNGPARPDLLDAPYSKTSLEGLQAIAQGVASVMIGDGTHGLLNLLATRDGIAHEKDPGLAKDIRKQIQRLDKNLEKLKNKKEPLYTVIKKKPSALKGVYKDMSKLEDMIAEAAMTLELDVKKGLEAQMLRQ
- a CDS encoding PqiC family protein — protein: MKRFGWHILLISGLMMVLGCGLSPQSSFYLLEGAAPLTPLDQAGPDLSVGIGFVNLPTYLDRSEIVTRKPGNAMTVNEFQRWGAPLAHQIREKLMMDLSALLGTARVVLSPWERALSPEYQVDVTLLRFELKGSQAVMDALWYVREVETEKLLISQRFSSALPVRGKDVTAYIRGQVRALENLVRDIAVGITQITVKP
- a CDS encoding MlaD family protein, with product MNAQTPIPQADISRKKGISLVWIVPIVALVVGAGLMYKTITEKGPAIEILFESAEGLEAGKTKIKYKDVDIGKVKDVILTPDLKGVKVTAALAREAKGYLTEQTRFWVVRPRLTGSTVSGMDTLLSGAYIAIEPGREGAARSKFKGLEIPPLVTRDSKGRLFTLKAGELQSLDYGSPVYFRGVKVGQVTGYGLEKGGQGVDIRIFIDAPHDKMVKNVSKFWAVSGINMNVGTDGLQVNTQSLVSILMGGIVLFTPQGAPDQNPVEEDQFFTLYDSQETEMAKSFTRKKSYLLKFSQSVRGLDIGAPVEFRGFELGRVVQIGLEYDSMADKILVPVRIEIEEERLNCVSYNSSSGKEKITMDQLMSKGMRGQLSTGNLLTGKLFVALDFFKSQAPAKVIDHGDIIEIPTIPTPLEALTNKLVTILGKIQKLPFEDIGTGLKDAVQSFKTAGNAVKALAESGEVAEAVKGFGQIIEKVQILADKLSSTLPPTVDQARQTLKDAGGVLSRDAAVVVELRRTLDELSQAAKAVQALADELEQHPESLLRGKEKK
- a CDS encoding SEC-C metal-binding domain-containing protein produces the protein MCPCGSFRKFKNCCLKSKKYDGSLRDYYF
- a CDS encoding RNA ligase RtcB family protein: MNTIFKNKTDVRIIASKNSWIEGKAERQLLKTSGLDGVECSVGFPDIHPGRGIPIGAAYLIRGIIYPYLIGNDVGCGIGLFRTGIRKNKIKIDKWIRTLGDLNDPHGVDISYWMDQLGLKTPLTDTALGTIGSGNHFAELQTIEKVFNEELFFGMGLDKNLLTLVVHSGSRGIGEALLRRHVDKYGTRGLQSDSQEGKEYLVRHDQALKWAGCNRAAIAEKFASRIGTDCWPIIDTYHNQISYVNSDNEGFWLHRKGAVGSDFGPVLIPGSRGSLSYLVRPKGDQRKNLLSLPHGAGRKWDRAGCKERLRSRYDINSLKRTGFGGHVICDDRELLYEEAPHAYKNIDQVIQDLLDENWVDVIATFKPLVTYKKRKNK